Genomic DNA from Bartonella alsatica:
ATTTTTACAATTTTAATAAAGTGTTAAGGCTTTTTTTTAAAATTTTAGATTGAAAATAAAATTTGCAGAGCTAATTACGTTTTATATTTGCTAAGCCATGAAGGGGGAGGATATAGTTATGCAATATAAGTGGAGACCAAGTTGTTGGGTGCTCATGATTAGCAGCTGTTTTATTCAGGCAGCTGTTGCAGATGAGGGCGGGGGGCGATTCTTTTGTCAGCCTTCAAGCTATAGTGGAAATGAGAAAATATTCCGTGATCAATACAATGAGGATGTGGGGACAGGGAAATGCATACTTGGAACATCTAACAATCATGCTCTCGTAGGAATGCGTAGTGAGTTAGGCTCTTTTGAAAAGCTTAGAAAGGAAAAAGGTATTGGTATATTGGCTAGCAAAATGCAGGATTTTGATAGCGAGAGTGAAGGTAAGGCTAAGCAGTATGTGCAAGGAAGAAATATTGCACTTTTTAAAAAATCTGAACTCATATTTATTAATGATGGAGCATTTTTAAAAAATTTTGTACTCGATAATAATGGTAAAGCTTACTTTTCAAATGATGGTGAGAAAGATAATCCAGGGCAATCCATTAATAACACAGTGAGAGATGGAGCAACAATTTACGTTTATGCGGGAGGTTTTAGTAAAAATAGCAAAGTTGAACGTGGTGGAACTGAAAGTGTTTATGCTGCGAAAGGGAAACAAGGCTTTTCAAAAAATGCTGTAGTTAAGGTAGGTGGACAGCAAAATGTTGGGAATGGAGGGAAAGCAGAGGGGACAGAAATTTTTGGTGGTAAACAGCTTGTTTTTGGGGAAGGGGAGGTTGGAGGAAAAATTAAAGGGAGTCGTGCTTCAGATACTGTAATTCATGGTCAAGGCGAACTACTAGGGTTGCAGGAAGTGTACGATGGGGGAATAGTTTGGAATACGAAAGTTATGCAAGGAGGTATACAAAATGTTACGAAAAAGGCTCAAAGTGCAAAAAATGGTGGTTTTGCGTTTGAAACACAAATCTTTGGTGGCGGTAAACAATATGTTTTAGAAGGAGGAAAAGCTATTGGTGTCTCTTTAAATGAGACTGCTATTCAGGAAATACATAATGATGGATATGTAAAAAATCTAACAATTAATAACGAATCAAGTTCATGGGTGCATGCTGGGGCAACATTAGAAGGTAAGACTCTAGTGAATCATTCTGGACAACTTCATCTTTATGCAGGAAATGAACAATATCGTACTACAGTAGAACACATTATTTTAAATGGACGAGATACAAAACTGTACTCTATCACTGATGAGTTTGATGGAAAAAGCTCTCTGATCCAGAAATTAAGCGGTGAGGGGAGTGTTATTTTTACGTTTACTGGTTCTGATCCGTATTACTCTCAACTTCATGTTAATAATCTTTCAGGAAGTTTACATTTTGAATTCAATACCGCTATTGCACATAATCGTGGTGATTATCTCTTCGTTGAAGATGGCAAAGGTAATCACACAATAAGCGTTGTTGATTCTGGAGTTGAAATTACCAATCCTTTTTCAAATAAGCGTGATTTAATTACTGATCAAAGCGGTGGAGCTCATTTTACTCTGGCAGATCTTTCTGGTGAAAAAATTAACGCTATCGACGGTGGAACCTATATATATGATTTAAAACAGAGAAATGACGAAAATGGAAAAGTTTGGTTTTTGTCTTCCGATCGTATCAATGGATCAGAACCTTCCATTTCTGCTCCGATAGATCCGTTGTTTCCTGGGAGGCCGTCAATTACTCCTTCAACTGACGCTGTGCTGTCGACAGCGGCGGCTCCTGGGCTTATTTTTCATAATGAACTGCAAATGATACGTTCTGGAAGGGGGATTCTGGACAAAAATCGGAAAGATACAGATCTATGGGCTTATGCAATTAAGAACAGAGAACGCGTTGCTACAGATCACACACATTTTAAGCTTGAGCAGACAGGTCTAGTATTTGGTGCTGATGAGTTGAGTGAATTAACGCATGGAGATTTGTATGTTGGTGGTTTTGGCAGTTATGACCAAGCACGTGTTATTCATGCACGAGGCAGTGCTAGCAACCTGAACACTTATAGCATTGGAACGTATGCAACTTATTTTGATAACCGTGGATGGTATCTGGATGGTGTTTTGAAATATAATTATTACAGAGATAATCTAAAAGCTGTTTCAACGAATGGTTTAGCCATTCAAAGCGATTATAATCAGTGGGCGATAGGTGGGGCATTTGAGATTGGTTGTCATTTTGAGACGGCACAGAGAAGCTGGATGCAACCTCATATCAAAGTAACAGGAGTGCAGGTTGAAGGTAAAAAAATCAAACTTTCCAATGGAATGACAGGTGATATAAGTCCATTAACTTCATTTCTTAGTGAAGTTGGATTAACAGCAGGGCATGAATTTATTGTTGATGCAGAAACTTCATTAACAGCTTACATTACAGCAGCTTGGTTACGTGAGAATATAGATGATAATTCCACAACGATTAATAACCAGCATCAGTTTATTATGGACTTGTCTGGAAATGCGGGTAAATTGGGAATTGGTTTGAACAGTTTTATCAATGACAAATTAAAGCTTTATGTAGAAGCTCATTATCTTAAAGGACATAAGATTAAGCAGTCACTTCAAGGTAGTTTAGGATTACGCTATAGGTACTAAATAATACGTTTGTGTGCTGATTAATCTTAGTAATTTACTTATTTGTGTGGCTAAACATCCAATGTTTATATACTCTTAGGAGTGTATAGACATTGGGGGGTATCATACGCCTTAGTCAAAGGCGATGACATTTTTTCATCTATTACAATCTCAGATTAAAAGCTTCTTTGTTGATTTATTGTCACAATTTTTAGTTGTTTTTAAAATAATACACTATAAAAATGTATTTAGATATAAATAAAACACATTACGATACATTTTGCAGTGAGTTTACCCGCTATAGTTGTGTGGCGTTTATCTAATGATTGATATTGCAGGGTTGATGATGCAAAATAACTTCAAATTGAGTTTTTTAGTGTTAATGTTAATAGCTGTTTCGTGCAAGTTGCAAGCGCGGTAGAGAATAGGAATGAGTCACTAACAAGTATGACGAATATAAGAAATGGGGGAAGTATATCAAAAGGATTTGCACTGATTACTAAAACTCCTATTCCTAGTAACAATAGTAAAATTAAGGATGGCGGTGTAGAGATTGTTGAAAATGGTGGAAGTTCGATAGGTTCTACTGTTGAGAAAGGTGGAATACAGATAGTTACGCGTGCAGGTACTGCAATAAATACTAAAGTTAGTGGTGGTAAACAGTTTGTTTTCGAAGAGAAGAGTTTTGTGAATCTTAAAAACATGGAAAAATCAAGCAGTGTTTATGATTCTATAGTTTCTGGTGTGGATGGAGCAGTAGGATAGAAGAATGTATAATGATGGAACGTGGGTTTGGAATACAAAAGTTAAGAATTGGGGAGAACAAATATTTATGCAGAAAATAAAAAGTGGGGTGGTATTGCAGAGAATAGCAGCATAATTTCTGAGAATGGTAGGCAGCATATTTTAGCGCGAGGAGAAGCTATATCTGTTTGCTGCTGTGATGTTACAAATCATATTAAAAAGGAAAAATTCTCTGTGATAGGGTGAGTTGATGAAGAATTATTTTTTTTTGTGAGGGGGAGGGTAACAGGCAAAGACTGCAGATTAAGATTGAGAGTTTAAGTGGGAAGGGGAGAACTGTTATTTTTACTTCTATCCCATATGATTCATGCCATCTTTCATTTCATGTTGATGAATTTTCAGGTAATTTACAATTTAATTTTAATGTAAGTATTATGGAAGAAGACCATAGTAGCAATTACTTATCAATTGATAATGGTGCAGGGAAACATAAAGTAAGTGTTGCTGATTCTGGTGTTGAAATCACAGGTTCTTTTTTACAAAAAAATGGTCTTATCACCGAAATTAATTTAATTACCGATAAAAGCGGAGAAGCTAGTTTTACTCTGGCAAACCATTCTGGTGATGAAATTGAAGCTGTTGATAGTGGAGCCTATATGTATGGTTTATATAAGAGAGAAAGAAGTGCAGAGTCTAATGGTGATACCACAATTTGGTATTTGGGCAGGGAAACTGGTAGATCGGGATATTCGGATAATCGCTTTCAACGTACGAGCAGGAAACAAAAGGTTGCTGTTTCGTTAATTGCTTCATTTACTGATGCAGATATTAATAAAACATCTTTCTTTCGGAGCCAAGTTTCCGTTCTTCGTAATGCTAGTAGCATGGGAAATCGTCAGAAAACATCCAGCTCACGACTTCCTCGGCATTTGCACGAGAAGCAGAAGGATTCTGTTTTTTCAGTTCCGTTATTTATAGAACGTCAACCTATTGGGTTGTCACGTCCAGAAGTTAGTCATTATCATCCTTCTGATGAGCAACAGCAGCTTGTTATTTCTACAAATGCTTCGTTGTTAGCTGATCAAATGATTTTGCGCCTAAATGATCCAGCTCAACCTTTTCCAGAGTCGAAGCAAGAATTGTCAGTTTCTAATTTTTTGACCACCCCCTCTACGGATGCAGTGTTATCTATGTCAGTTACTCCAGGACTTGTTTTTCACAATGAATTACAAACTGTGCGTTCTGGAAGGAGAATTTTAGATAGAAATAAAAAAGATACTGCTCTATGGACATATGCGATCAAAAGCAAAGAAAGTGTTGCAACAGATCATACAGATTTTAAGTTTGAGCAAACAGGTATAGTATTAGGTATCGGTGGTGTAAGTGAACTGGCGGATGGAGAGTTTTATATTGGTGGTTTCGGCAGTTATGATCAAGCACGGGTGATACATGCACGAGGTGGCATCAGTGGCATAAATACATATAGTATTGGAGCTTATGCGACTTATTTTGATCATAGTGGATTGTATCTAGATGGTGTCTTGAAATACAATAGTTATCAAAATAATCTGAAGGCTGTTTCCACGAACGGTTTAGCCATTGAAGGAAATTATAATCAATGGGTGATGGGTACCTCATTTGAAGCGGGTTATTGCTTTAAGATGGCCCAAAACAACTGGTTGCAGGCTTATGCGCAATTAACGTGGTTGCAAGTTGAAGGTAAACAGGTAAAGCTCTCGAATGAAATGATCGGTGATATAAACTCCTTTACTTCGTTGCGCAGTGAGGTTGGGTTATCTTTAGGGTATGAATTGGGGTCGGATATAGATACTTCATCTCTGGCTTACATTAGGGCTGGATGGTTGCGTGAGAATAAAGATAACAACCATACAACAATTAATCAACAGCATAAATTTACCACAGACTTGTCAGGAAATGCCGGTAAAATAGGGGTTGGTTTAAGCAGTTTACTGAATGGAAAATTAAAGCTTTATGCAGAAGCATATTATTTTAAAGGACATAAGATTAAGCAATCACTTCAAGGTATTTTGGGTGTACGTTATAGCTTTTAAGTTTTTTAATAAGTCTTGGTGTACGGGGTGTTTTTGCAAGCTAGATATTTGATGGTCAGAGAATATTTTTGAGAAGCGTTTGGCTTTTTATAAAGCGTGTATATGTTGCTGTATTTTGGATTTCCTCTTACATCTTTTTCTTTCTTTATCAGTAATTTTAAGAAGGGAATGTTTAGTATTATGAAAGGAGATTTACTCTTGTAGGAGAGAGACTATAACAATATAATGAGAGAGATTAAGGATCGCGAGTATTGTGTTTTTTATCGAGTTTCTTCTACAATTCATGTAATATGCATTTTTGTATTATGTATTTTTGAGAATTGCTGCGGATTTTTCCATAATCCCTTGGCAGAAGGTTGCTTGCTCGCTATAGATCTGCCAGATAATGTTATACAATGAAATAAAGGTGGTCAAATGGCTGTAGAGCGTACTTTTTCAATGATTAAACCAGATGCAACGCGTCGTAATTTGACAGGAGCGATTACGAAAATGCTTGAAGATGCAGGTTTACGTGTGGTTGCATCTAAGCGTGTGTGGATGAGCAAGCGTGAAGCTGAAATGTTTTATGCAGTTCATAGAGAACGTCCATTTTTTAGTGAATTAGTTGAGTTTATGTCTTCTGGTCCAACTATTGTGCAAGTTTTAGAAGGGGAGAACGCCATAGCTAAAAATCGTGAAGTGATGGGTGCTACAGATCCGATGGATGCAAAGGAAGGAACAATCCGTAAAGCGTATGCTTTATCGATTGGTGAAAATTCCATTCATGGTTCAGATAGCTCTGAAACTGCAAAAACAGAAATCACTTTTTGGTTTTCTGAAGTAGAAATTGTTGGTTAATAAAAACATATATTAAACATAGAAAATCCTGAAACAGCTGTTTTGGGATTTTTCTTATAAAGTTGCGGATTTCTCTGAAAGGACATGTGGAGCTTACTATTGTTCATGTAATGACGTGTTTTAAGCCTGCACGAAAATAATCCCATCCTGTCCACAATGTGAGGAGAGCAGAGATCCACAGCATAGTAATGCCAAATTCCACGGTATAAGGGAAAATTTTATTACCAGATGGTCCTGCTAAAAGAAAAATAATGGCTATCATTTGTACAAAAGTTTTCCATTTAGCAAGACGAGAGACAGGAACACTGACTTTTAATTCAGCCAAATATTCACGTAATCCTGAGACAAGAATTTCCCGACAAAGAATAATAATGGCTGCCCATAGTGTCCACCCAGCAATAGTACTGTCTGCGGCAAGCAAGAGCAGACAGGCAGATACAAGAAGTTTATCTGCAATTGGATCTAACATGCGACCGATATTGGATGTTTGTTCCCAAATACGGGCAAGATAGCCATCAAGAAAGTCTGTAATGGATGCAACTATAAAAATGGAAACGGCAATCCAACGTGCGATATCACTTGATTGTAGTCGTCCTTCTAAAAAAAAGCATGCAACAACTATTGGTACTGCAACAATTCGTGCATAGGTCAGAATATTGGGAAAAGAAAAAGTATGATTTTTCATAGAGCTATTTTCAATTCTTTATAAAAAATGATTTATTTCATAAAAGTAACAAGGCAAAGATTATGAAACAAGTCTTATTTTGCATTAAAATGAGTATGAATTTTTTGTGCAATTCTAACAGAAATTCCTGAAACTTTTGTTAGATCTTCGAGTGAAGCACTGGCAATAACTTTAGCACTTCCAAAATGGTGAAGCAACGCACGCTTTCTTGTCGGGCCAATATTTTCGATTTTATCAAGTGGATTTTTAAATGCTTCTTTTTTGCGTTTTTTTCTATGAGTCCCGATTGCAAAACGGTGTGCTTCATCACGCAGGCGTTGCAAAAAATAAAGGATAGGGTCATGCGGAGGTAGAGTAAAGGGCGTCTTGCCTTTTATACAAAATCGTTCACGTCCCGCTCTACGGTCAACACCTTTGGCTATGCCAACAACCGTGATGAAATCATCTAATTTTAATTCAGATAATATTGTATGCACACTGTTTATTTGTCCTGCACCACCATCGATTAATACAAGATCAGGCCAAATAGGAAGAAGATCATTGTCTTGATTTTTTGTATTATTACTTTTATTGGGCAGACCATTCTCCTTAATAAGACGTGAAAATCTTCGTTTAATGACTTCTTTCATCATGCCAAAATCATCACCGGGTGTGATATCGGTCGAGCGAATATTGAATTTACGATATTGATTTTTAATAAATCCCTTTTGACCTGCAACAATCATCACGCCTACCGCATTTGTTCCCATAATGTGAGAATTGTCATAAACTTCTATACGGCATGGTGTGTGGGACAGTTGGAATATTTTAGCAAATCTCTGAAGTAATTTTGTATATGTAGTTATTTCAGCCAGCTTCCGTCCAAGTGCTTCATGAGCGTTAATAGAGACGTATTTAACGAGATTTTTTCGTTCACCTTTTTTGGGAAAAGAGAGCGATATTTTACGATTCGCTTTGAGACTGAATGCCTCCGTAAGAAGTGTTTTTTCTTCAATTTCTTCAGATAAAAGGATGAGTTTTGGCAGAGATTTATCATCATAGAATTGGGCAAGGAAACTCGCTAAAATTTCAGCACTAGAAAAAGATGGATCTGCTTTAGGAAAATACGCTCGGTTTCCCCAATTTTGTCCCATGCGGAAAAAGAACACCTGAATGCAGGACACTCCTTCTTGTTGCGCAATTGCAAATACATCTGCTTCTTTTATCGTTTGAGGGTTAATGCCTTGATGGCTTTGGATATGAGAGAGGGCTGATATGCGATCACGATAGGCTGCTGCTTGTTCAAAATTAAGATTTTCTGCGGCTTCATGCATAGCTTGAACCATATTATTTTTAACTGATTGGCTTTTTCCAGAAAGAAAAGCCTTTGCATTTTTCACCAACTCTCTATAATCACTATCACTGATTTTCTGTGTACACGGTGCAGAACATCGTTTGATTTGATAAAGCAAGCAGGGTCGTGTACGGTTTTTAAAAACTGAATCGGTACAGGTGCGTAAGAGAAAGGCACGTTGTAAAACATTTATTGTTTGTGTAACCGCCCCTGAAGAAGCAAAAGGACCAAAATAATGTGCTTTTCGTGTACGGGTACCACGATGTTTATAAAGTGCTGGTGCCAAATGATCATCAGTAATAACAATATAAGGGAAACTTTTATCATCACGTAGTAACACATTAAAACGTGGATGCAACCTTTTGATGAGATTAGCTTCTAAAAGGAGTGCTTCTGTTTCTGTTTGAGTGACAACAAATTCCATATGAAATGTCGCACGAATCATACGGGCAATACGATTATTGTGTCCATGTTCACGAGTGTAATTTGAGACGCGTTTTTTGAGATTACGTGCTTTTCCGATATAGAGAATATCACCGTTCTCAGCAATCATCCGATAAACCCCTGGTTTATGCGGAAGATGTTTGACAAACTCTTGTATGAGTTTGGCACCTTTAAATTGATTTTTATCATTTTCTTGATTGGCATTGTCCCATGTAATATGTGAGAGAAAAGAGAGCTTTTCTCTTTTATTTTTGGGGCAAGCTATGTTATTTTTCAGGATCATTCAGTTTATCCGGAAACATTTTATATTTTTCAGAGAAAATGCTCTTATCCAATACAATATTATTATTTATGTAATGATAGTTATTTTTTCTATAAATAACACATTATGTCATAAGATCATTCAATTTTGGTGTTATTGCTTTCCATAAAAAATGGGGTCGGCCTCTAAAAACAGTTTTACGAGTTTACTAATGTAGTTATTAATGATGAGAATTCACATTAAAATAAAGTTTGTTTAAAAAATAGAGTCTGTATTGCTAACTAAGATATGTATTCTAGGGTGAAATGATTTAAAAGGCTAAGAAAAAACTTAACTTAAGTATTGCGATATTTTTAAGCACCATAAGATTCTTGATTCTTACAAAAAAATTGATTTAATGTGGATAGTAGATGAAAAAACTAACATAATAAAATAAATGTTATTTTTGGATCCATTTATGAATTATTTGTGCGTTTTTATCTTGTCCAAGACGATTTATAAGAAACGGACTAAGTTTTTTAATTTCTTCTTCCAAAAGATAGGGAGGATTGATAACAATCATCCCACTTCCATTCATTGTAGGTAATATTGAACTTTTTCGAACACGCATTTCGAGTTGTAAAATTTTAGGAATCCCTGTTTGATAAAGTGCATGAAGAAAATTTTCAATTTCTTTATCATATTTAACAGGATACCATAAAGCGTAGATTCCTCCAGGAAAACGGCGATATGCTTTCATCAATCCTTCAATGAGTCGGGAAAATTCACCAGGTTTTTCAAAGGGAGGATCAACAAGGGTAAATCCACGTTTTTCTTTTGGTGGCAAATGCGCATTTAAAGTAAGCCAACCATCCAAATGCAGTACTTTTGTTTGATAATCACCAGCAAAATTTTTTGCTAAAATATGATAATCTTCATCATGCAATTCAATTGCGGTGAGTCGATCTTGTTTACGTAATAATTGACGAATAATAACAGGAGAACCAGGATAGAATAGAAATTCTTTTCTCCCTGCATTAAATGAATCAATAATGTTACTCCATGGACAAAGGAATGTTTTTAAATCTTCTGGGATAGGAGCTGAGAAAAGCCGTTGGATGCCTTCGCGCCATTCTCCTGTTTTATGTGCCTCTAAAGAAGAGAGATCGTACATGCCGATACCAGCATGCGTATCTATAACTCGAAAAGCTTTTTCTTTACGTTTGAGATATTCCACAATGCGGGTGACAATAATGTGTTTAAAAACATCAGCAAAATTGCCAGCATGATAAATATGCCGATAATTCATCAGTAAATTCTACCATCTATATGACTACTTGCTAAATTTTTCTATTAACATGGAATAATAGTTTTATATCAACAAAAAACTTTTTGTAGAGATCAAACAATTAAAAAAATATATACATCTATTAGGAAAACTAATAACACGGTTTTACAATTAGTTGCTATAATTTATATGCGTAGATCAATAACCAAAATTTCTTATCTTTTACCAGAGCAAAGATAAGAAGAGAGAAAAAGCTTTAATAGAAGCATTTATCATTTATTTTTATAAAAGAACTTTTTTAATTTCACCACCTTAAAAAGAAAATCATAGGCGATGTAAAATAACTGAATCACTAGTGAAAATCACTAAAAATTTGTAAGATAAATTTTTACATTAATCTATTAGATTTATCAACAATTTGAAAATTTATATATTTCAAGTGCCTAATAAAAATACTGTTAAATTGAAGGATTTCTTTCTTTAACAAAGTCGCTATGAAACTATGAAAAAGAACATTAAAAACGTTACCGTGATATGCAGATAGATTTTCATTGTGAGCGTTTAATAAAGTTTTTTTGAGGTTAGAGCACAAATTTCATATTTATGTATGAAATGACGAGGTTGTTATTTATGATATTAGCATATCATTTTTAAAAAATTGCATGAAAATATATAAGCTATGTTTGATAAATAGCACAAATATATTGCTATAGTTTTAGAAATAAAGGCTATGGTTATAGATATTTCTGTATTGTTTTAAAGAGATGAAGCAAAAGCGTTGGGTTTTTATTTTGTTTACGCGCGATATAGAGGTGACAAATGATGTCAAGGCGCTTACCACATCTTTATGAAAGGTAAATGAACGTGATAATATTTTTTAAATCAAGAGGGAGGAGAGTACAACATTTGCTTCTGTCTCTGCTACCTCGCTATCCAGTAGCTGAACATTGAGAAATTTTATAAATGGATCAAAATAAGAGAGCACCTGAAACATGGAGTATGTCTCTACTTCATGCTGTTAATTTAATAAAATTTGGCTGATTTATCAACTGCAATAACTAGTATATATTGTCTATGAAGCAATTGATGGTAAAATTCCTGTAATGTTGTATAAGAGAGTTCGTGAGAATGTTATTCGTAAAAGATGGATTTTAATGGGCTTTTAACGTCAGAGGATGTATCAATGAAAACTCTTTCAAGGATACATTTTCGGAGAATTTTTTAGATTTAACACGTAAAATCTTTGCGGTGGATTGTAATATTGTTCTTTACCGTAGCAGTGATTTACAAGAGATGTGCATAATTGCACAGGTAGCGTCATTTTAAAAAGGTAAAGCATTAAAATGTATCATAGTTCTTGCAGGAGGGTTTCACAATCCGATAAAATAGGAGGGACTGCTTGAAGAGAAAAATTTTCAGGTCTTTTGAGTTTTGTTTGAGGCGGTTTGTCATTTTTAACTTATCTACGTTTCTTATAACACACTAAGAAAAAGAGAAGAGAGGTTAAAAAGTTAGTTTACAATAAAAGGCATGTGATTGTCTTTAATTTGAGAAAAAAATATACGAGTAAGATATGATTATATTTGATACATTTCTTAAGAGTAAGCATAAATAAATGAACTAAACTTTAAAAGCAGTGAGAGAGAATAATGGGTAATATTTTTTCACCAACACATTTAATTATAATTTTATTGATTATCCTTGTGCTTTTCGGGCGTGGCAAGGTTTCTGAATTAATGGGTGATGTTGCTAAGGGGATTAAAGCTTTCAAAAAGAATATGAAGGAAGAAGAAGATAGTGTCGAGGTTAAGTGCGAAACGCCTGATATTTCTAAAACGATTGATGTTGAACCTCAACAATCTGAATTATTATCGGTGAAGTGTGCTGCAGCAGGCAGAAAAGCTTCTTCCTCTTCTAAAGGAGAAAAGACATCTGTTGCTAAAAAACAGCGTGTAAAATAATAAAGACGTGGTCATAATTGTACATTATTTTTTAATGAGAAAGTCGAGTATAAGCGATGTTTGGGATTGATGGACCAGAGTTTCTGGTGATTTTACTTGTTCTCATCGTCGTAGTTGGACCAAAAGATTTACCTAAAATGCTAAAGACAATGGCAAGGGCAATAGCTTATGTACGTTCAACAGCGAATGAGTTCCGTTATCAGTTTGATGATGCAATGAGACAAGTCGAGTTTGATGATTTACAAAAAACATTGTCGGATAATAGTGATCTAAATCTAAACAAGGAGTTGACAAGGATTTTTAATCCCATTCATGATATAGTAAGGGGGATCGGCGATAATTCTGATGTAAAGACATTACACCATAAAACAGAAAAAGATAAAGAAATATTGGTATGTGATCAAAATGGAGTCAATGAAGATTTAACTGTATCCGATAATCCTCATAGTTCTGGGAGTATTTCTTTAATTTCTAAAGATAGAGAAGGTGCTTCATGAATGTTAAGAAAGATGAAGTTGACGCCAATATGGCTCCACTTCTAGAGCATTTGATTGAACTTCGTCAGCGAGTTATTGCTACTCTGATCGCATTTTTGATAGCTTTTATTATGTGTTTTTTTGTCAAAGATTATATCTTAAATCTTTTGATATGGCCTTATCAATGCGCAATGAAAATATCAGGTGGTAATCCTGAAAGTATTCGTTTGCAATCAACACAGGTATGGGAAACTTTTTTAACGAAGATGAAACTTGCTGCTTTTGGAGCAGTTATTTTATCTTTTCCCTATACAGCTTTGCAGTTTTACAGCTTTATTGCACCTGGACTTTATAAAAATGAGCGTATGGCTTTTCTGCCATTTTTGATTGGTGGACCGATTTTATTTTGTATTGGGGGGGCATTTGTTTATGCACTGTTAGCACCAATAATACTTTGGTTTAGTCTTTCTCAGCAATTTCTTCCAGATGTTTATTTAAGGATAGAATTTATCGTCCGTATTTCGGATTATTTGAGTTTTAT
This window encodes:
- the uvrC gene encoding excinuclease ABC subunit UvrC encodes the protein MILKNNIACPKNKREKLSFLSHITWDNANQENDKNQFKGAKLIQEFVKHLPHKPGVYRMIAENGDILYIGKARNLKKRVSNYTREHGHNNRIARMIRATFHMEFVVTQTETEALLLEANLIKRLHPRFNVLLRDDKSFPYIVITDDHLAPALYKHRGTRTRKAHYFGPFASSGAVTQTINVLQRAFLLRTCTDSVFKNRTRPCLLYQIKRCSAPCTQKISDSDYRELVKNAKAFLSGKSQSVKNNMVQAMHEAAENLNFEQAAAYRDRISALSHIQSHQGINPQTIKEADVFAIAQQEGVSCIQVFFFRMGQNWGNRAYFPKADPSFSSAEILASFLAQFYDDKSLPKLILLSEEIEEKTLLTEAFSLKANRKISLSFPKKGERKNLVKYVSINAHEALGRKLAEITTYTKLLQRFAKIFQLSHTPCRIEVYDNSHIMGTNAVGVMIVAGQKGFIKNQYRKFNIRSTDITPGDDFGMMKEVIKRRFSRLIKENGLPNKSNNTKNQDNDLLPIWPDLVLIDGGAGQINSVHTILSELKLDDFITVVGIAKGVDRRAGRERFCIKGKTPFTLPPHDPILYFLQRLRDEAHRFAIGTHRKKRKKEAFKNPLDKIENIGPTRKRALLHHFGSAKVIASASLEDLTKVSGISVRIAQKIHTHFNAK
- a CDS encoding 23S rRNA (adenine(2030)-N(6))-methyltransferase RlmJ, yielding MNYRHIYHAGNFADVFKHIIVTRIVEYLKRKEKAFRVIDTHAGIGMYDLSSLEAHKTGEWREGIQRLFSAPIPEDLKTFLCPWSNIIDSFNAGRKEFLFYPGSPVIIRQLLRKQDRLTAIELHDEDYHILAKNFAGDYQTKVLHLDGWLTLNAHLPPKEKRGFTLVDPPFEKPGEFSRLIEGLMKAYRRFPGGIYALWYPVKYDKEIENFLHALYQTGIPKILQLEMRVRKSSILPTMNGSGMIVINPPYLLEEEIKKLSPFLINRLGQDKNAQIIHKWIQK
- the tatA gene encoding twin-arginine translocase TatA/TatE family subunit yields the protein MGNIFSPTHLIIILLIILVLFGRGKVSELMGDVAKGIKAFKKNMKEEEDSVEVKCETPDISKTIDVEPQQSELLSVKCAAAGRKASSSSKGEKTSVAKKQRVK
- the tatB gene encoding Sec-independent protein translocase protein TatB, with amino-acid sequence MFGIDGPEFLVILLVLIVVVGPKDLPKMLKTMARAIAYVRSTANEFRYQFDDAMRQVEFDDLQKTLSDNSDLNLNKELTRIFNPIHDIVRGIGDNSDVKTLHHKTEKDKEILVCDQNGVNEDLTVSDNPHSSGSISLISKDREGAS
- the tatC gene encoding twin-arginine translocase subunit TatC translates to MNVKKDEVDANMAPLLEHLIELRQRVIATLIAFLIAFIMCFFVKDYILNLLIWPYQCAMKISGGNPESIRLQSTQVWETFLTKMKLAAFGAVILSFPYTALQFYSFIAPGLYKNERMAFLPFLIGGPILFCIGGAFVYALLAPIILWFSLSQQFLPDVYLRIEFIVRISDYLSFMTSFILIFGLIFQLPLVISLLTKMSFLTSHDLVSKRKWAILISFIIAAIVTPSDFFTMFAVALPTIALYEISILIAYCIEKRKKSS